The following proteins come from a genomic window of Achromobacter deleyi:
- a CDS encoding malate dehydrogenase has protein sequence MSKPALRVAVTGAAGQIGYALLFRIASGEMLGKDQPVILQLLEIPDEKAQKALKGVIMELDDCAFPLLQEVTAHSDPRTAFKDADVALLVGARPRGPGMERKDLLSVNAQIFTAQGKALNDVASRNVKVLVVGNPANTNAYIAMKSAPDLPAKNFTAMLRLDHNRALSQLAAKSGKAVADIEKLVVWGNHSPTMYPDFRFATVGGESLSKLINDDAWNRDTFIPTVGKRGAAIIEARGLSSAASAANAAIDHVRDWVLGSNGKWVTMGIPSDGSYGIPEGIIYGVPVTTENGEYKRVEGLEIDAFSRERLDFTLKELLEERDGVKDLLK, from the coding sequence ATGTCTAAGCCTGCCTTGCGTGTCGCCGTCACCGGCGCCGCCGGCCAAATCGGTTACGCCCTGCTGTTCCGCATCGCCTCCGGCGAAATGCTGGGCAAAGATCAGCCCGTCATTCTGCAACTGCTCGAAATCCCCGACGAGAAAGCGCAAAAGGCCCTGAAGGGCGTCATCATGGAACTGGATGACTGCGCCTTCCCGCTGCTGCAGGAAGTCACCGCCCACAGCGATCCGCGCACGGCGTTCAAGGACGCGGACGTGGCCCTGCTGGTCGGCGCCCGCCCGCGCGGCCCCGGCATGGAACGCAAGGACCTGCTGTCGGTCAACGCCCAGATCTTCACGGCCCAGGGCAAGGCCCTGAACGACGTCGCCAGCCGCAACGTCAAGGTCCTGGTGGTCGGCAACCCGGCCAACACCAACGCCTACATCGCCATGAAGTCGGCGCCGGACCTGCCCGCCAAGAACTTCACCGCCATGCTGCGCCTGGACCACAACCGCGCCCTGTCGCAACTGGCCGCCAAGTCGGGCAAGGCCGTGGCCGACATCGAGAAGCTGGTCGTGTGGGGCAACCACTCGCCCACCATGTACCCCGACTTCCGCTTCGCCACCGTCGGCGGCGAATCGCTGTCCAAGCTGATCAACGACGACGCCTGGAACCGCGACACGTTCATCCCCACCGTGGGCAAGCGCGGCGCCGCCATCATCGAGGCCCGTGGCCTGTCGTCGGCCGCCTCGGCCGCCAACGCCGCCATCGACCACGTGCGTGACTGGGTCCTGGGCAGCAACGGCAAGTGGGTCACCATGGGCATCCCGTCGGATGGCTCCTACGGCATCCCCGAAGGCATCATCTACGGCGTGCCGGTCACGACCGAAAACGGCGAATACAAGCGCGTCGAAGGCCTGGAAATCGACGCCTTCTCGCGTGAGCGCCTGGACTTCACGCTGAAAGAGCTCCTCGAAGAGCGCGACGGCGTCAAGGACCTGCTGAAGTAA